The DNA sequence TTCCTCACAAGAGAATAAGTCCCATGCAAGCCAGTCTACCGCCCGCAACCCCGAAGTTTCCCGGAGCCCCCGAGTTCCCAGGCTTCCTGAAGTCCCTCAGGTCCCTGCCGTCCCCCCGTCCACCAAGGCCGAGGTAATCCGCCATGCACCCCATCCAAGAACAGCTCCTGCGCACCCGCCGCCAGTTCCTCACCACCGCCGCCGGCGGCATCGGAGGCCTCGCCCTCACCGCACTCCTCGGGCGCGAGGCCGGCGCGAAAATTCCCGGCGTCAACCCCCTCGCGCCACGCCCCAACCACATCACGCCCAAAGCAAAAGCCTGCATTTTCATCTTCATGGAAGGCGGCCCCAGCCAGATGGATCTCTTCGATCCAAAACCCATGCTCAACAAGCTCAACGGCCAGCCACTGCCCGAATCCCTCACAAAAGACATGCGCTTCGCCTTCATCCAGAAGGAAACCGCCACCGTCCTCGGCAGCAACCAGCAATTCAAAAAATTCGGCCAATCCGGCATGGATTTCTCCACCTGGCTCCCCAATATCGGCAGCTGCGCCGACGATATCTGCATGATCCGCTCCATGCACACCGAAGCCTTTAACCACCACCCCGGCCAGCTCATGATGAACTCCGGCGTCCCCACCTTCGGACGCCCCTCCATGGGCGCCTGGATTAACTACGGCCTCGGTACCGATGCCGACAACCTCCCCGGCTACGTCGTGCTCACCGCCGGACGCGGCACCTCCGGCGGCGTCTCCAACTGGACCAGCGGATTCCTCCCCTCCAACTACCAGGGCGTCCTCTTCCGCAACGAGGGCGAGCCCGTACTGCACCTCGCCAACCCCGCCGGCATGCCCCACGAATGCCAGCGCCTCGGCCTCGACACCGTCCGCGACCTCAACCAGATCCACTACGAGGAAACCCGCGACCCCGAGATCCTCGCCCGCATCTCCTCCTACGAACTCGCCTACCGCATGCAGGCCGCCGCGCCCGAACTCATCGACCTCTCCGGCGAGTCCCAGGCCACCCTCGATATGTACGGCGTCGACCGCTCCGAATCCGGCTACAAAGCCTCCCGCGCCGGCGGTCCCGGCACCTTCACCGCCTTCTCCCGAAACTGCCTCCTCGCCCGCAGGCTCGTCGAGCGCGGCGTGCGCTTCATCAATATCTACCACGCCAGCTGGGACCACCACAGCGACCTCGACAACGAGATGGAATACACCACCGCAATGTGCGACCAGCCCATCGCCGCCCTTATCAAAGACCTCAAACAGCGCGGCCTGCTCGACGAAACCCTCGTTATCTTCGGCTCCGAATTCGGCCGCACCCCCCTCGGAGAGAACCGCGCCGGTTTCCGCGAAGCCAACACCGGCCGCGACCATCACCCCATGGCCTTCACCATCTGGATGGCCGGCGGCGGGACCAAAGGCGGAACCATCATCGGCGAAACCGACGACATCGGCTGGAACATCGTCAAGGACCCCGTCCACATCAACGACCTCCACGCCACCATACTCCACCTCTTCGGCCTCAACCACCTCGACCTCACCTACCGCTACAGCGGACGCGACTTCCGCCTCACCGATGTCGCCGGAAAACTCGTCCCCCAAATCTACAC is a window from the Candidatus Hydrogenedentota bacterium genome containing:
- a CDS encoding DUF1501 domain-containing protein, translating into MHPIQEQLLRTRRQFLTTAAGGIGGLALTALLGREAGAKIPGVNPLAPRPNHITPKAKACIFIFMEGGPSQMDLFDPKPMLNKLNGQPLPESLTKDMRFAFIQKETATVLGSNQQFKKFGQSGMDFSTWLPNIGSCADDICMIRSMHTEAFNHHPGQLMMNSGVPTFGRPSMGAWINYGLGTDADNLPGYVVLTAGRGTSGGVSNWTSGFLPSNYQGVLFRNEGEPVLHLANPAGMPHECQRLGLDTVRDLNQIHYEETRDPEILARISSYELAYRMQAAAPELIDLSGESQATLDMYGVDRSESGYKASRAGGPGTFTAFSRNCLLARRLVERGVRFINIYHASWDHHSDLDNEMEYTTAMCDQPIAALIKDLKQRGLLDETLVIFGSEFGRTPLGENRAGFREANTGRDHHPMAFTIWMAGGGTKGGTIIGETDDIGWNIVKDPVHINDLHATILHLFGLNHLDLTYRYSGRDFRLTDVAGKLVPQIYT